The Haloferax sp. Atlit-12N genome window below encodes:
- the sucC gene encoding ADP-forming succinate--CoA ligase subunit beta, with protein sequence MKLHEYQAKDIFAEAGIPVPESRLASSVEEVMEAVEEIGYPAAIKAQVHVGGRGKAGGIKIAMDEDEARQAAEDILGMDLKGYTVDRVLVEAGVDFENELYVGITMDRSEGKPVAMVSTEGGVNIEEVAEENPDAIAREHIDPAFGLHPYQARKVVFEAGIPRDVAFDVASFLTTLYDLYESNDASDIEINPVMITSDRDIVAADAVMNIDDDALFRHDDLAAMEEDAYENDLEAKAGEYGFDYVRLSGNVGIIGNGAGLVMTTLDLVDYFGGEPANFLDIGGGAKAERVANALDMVFSDENVDSVVFNIFGGITRGDEVAKGINEALESFDEIPKPVVVRLAGTNAEEGMEILNTDLVQVEGTLEDAVQRAVKNAQEVSQ encoded by the coding sequence ATGAAGCTTCACGAATACCAGGCGAAGGACATCTTCGCAGAGGCTGGGATTCCGGTGCCAGAGTCCCGTCTCGCGTCGTCGGTAGAGGAGGTCATGGAGGCGGTCGAGGAGATCGGATACCCCGCCGCCATCAAGGCGCAGGTACACGTCGGTGGGCGTGGCAAGGCCGGTGGCATCAAAATCGCCATGGACGAGGACGAGGCTCGACAGGCCGCAGAGGACATCCTCGGGATGGACCTCAAGGGCTACACGGTCGACCGAGTGCTCGTCGAGGCCGGCGTCGACTTCGAAAACGAGCTGTACGTCGGCATCACGATGGACCGCAGCGAGGGCAAGCCCGTCGCGATGGTCTCGACGGAGGGTGGCGTCAACATCGAGGAAGTCGCAGAAGAGAACCCGGACGCAATCGCCCGCGAGCACATCGACCCCGCGTTCGGCCTGCACCCGTATCAGGCCCGTAAGGTCGTCTTCGAGGCGGGCATCCCCCGTGACGTCGCATTCGACGTCGCCTCGTTCCTCACGACGCTGTACGACCTCTACGAGTCGAACGACGCGTCGGACATCGAAATCAACCCCGTCATGATTACGTCCGACCGCGACATCGTCGCCGCGGACGCCGTCATGAACATCGACGACGACGCCCTGTTCCGCCACGACGACCTCGCGGCGATGGAAGAGGACGCCTACGAGAACGACCTCGAAGCCAAGGCCGGCGAGTACGGCTTCGACTACGTCCGCCTGTCGGGTAACGTCGGCATCATCGGCAACGGTGCCGGGCTCGTCATGACGACGCTCGACCTCGTGGACTACTTCGGCGGCGAACCCGCCAACTTCCTCGACATCGGCGGCGGTGCGAAGGCCGAGCGCGTGGCGAACGCGCTGGACATGGTCTTCTCCGACGAGAACGTCGACTCCGTCGTGTTCAACATCTTCGGCGGCATCACCCGCGGCGACGAGGTCGCCAAGGGTATCAACGAGGCGCTGGAGAGCTTCGACGAGATTCCCAAGCCGGTCGTCGTCCGCCTCGCGGGCACGAACGCCGAGGAGGGCATGGAGATTCTGAACACGGACCTCGTACAGGTCGAGGGGACGCTGGAGGACGCCGTCCAGCGTGCCGTCAAGAACGCACAGGAGGTGTCCCAATGA
- a CDS encoding sodium-dependent transporter, with protein MTRETWATRLGFILAAVGSAVGLGNIWRFPWQTAENGGSAFLVVYLGIVLLVGVPGLLGEFVIGRRAKKSPVGALRDLSGSKTWGVVGAFSVVTGISLLSFYSVVGGWIIRYLLESGAAVVGGNPAYFTNPGQYFGGVSAGVDAALYHLLFLGLTALIVFAGVRKGIELGTKVMMPAVLVLLAGLAAWAATQPNAAAGYTFFLRFDPSVITENFFAILGPAAGQALFTLSLGAGTMITYSSYLDEDRSLPFDGSAIAILNTSVGVITGLVVFPLLFSQGINPTETGTGPGALFVGLAGAFSQLPAGTLIATAFFAVVTLAALSSSISMLEIPVAFLVDEYGVSRRRAVVGMTALVAVTGTVCAFNPGIFGFVAGPLVNVLLTAGLAAFLLFVGWVMGREALEEFAAGAGEFSKSFATPWLFAVGVVLPLFLVFTLLTHFGVDTTIGFWPTVGVAVVASAAAFFGLRQPDSVV; from the coding sequence ATGACACGAGAAACATGGGCAACACGGCTCGGGTTCATCCTCGCGGCCGTCGGCAGCGCGGTCGGTCTCGGGAACATCTGGCGGTTCCCGTGGCAGACCGCCGAAAACGGCGGCAGCGCGTTCCTCGTCGTGTATCTCGGCATCGTTCTCCTCGTCGGCGTTCCCGGACTCCTCGGCGAGTTCGTCATCGGCCGCCGCGCGAAGAAGTCGCCGGTCGGCGCGCTCCGGGACCTCTCGGGGTCGAAAACGTGGGGGGTCGTCGGCGCGTTCTCGGTCGTCACCGGCATCTCGCTGCTCTCGTTCTACAGCGTCGTCGGCGGGTGGATTATCCGCTATCTCCTCGAAAGCGGGGCCGCGGTCGTCGGCGGAAATCCCGCGTACTTCACCAATCCAGGCCAGTACTTCGGCGGCGTCTCCGCCGGCGTCGACGCCGCGCTCTACCATCTGCTGTTTCTCGGCCTGACCGCGCTCATCGTCTTCGCGGGCGTCCGCAAGGGCATCGAACTCGGCACGAAGGTCATGATGCCCGCCGTGCTCGTCCTGCTCGCCGGTCTCGCCGCCTGGGCCGCGACCCAGCCGAACGCGGCCGCCGGCTACACCTTCTTCCTCCGGTTCGACCCCTCGGTCATCACCGAGAACTTCTTTGCCATCCTCGGCCCCGCCGCCGGACAGGCGCTGTTTACCCTCTCGCTCGGCGCGGGCACGATGATAACCTACTCCTCGTACCTCGACGAGGACCGCTCGCTTCCCTTCGACGGGAGCGCCATCGCCATCCTCAACACGAGCGTCGGCGTCATCACCGGTCTCGTCGTCTTCCCGCTCCTGTTCTCGCAGGGAATCAATCCGACCGAGACCGGCACCGGGCCGGGCGCGCTGTTCGTCGGCCTCGCCGGGGCGTTCTCGCAACTCCCCGCGGGGACGCTCATCGCCACCGCGTTCTTCGCCGTCGTGACGCTCGCGGCGCTGTCGAGTTCCATCAGCATGCTCGAAATCCCCGTCGCGTTCCTCGTCGACGAGTACGGCGTCTCACGCAGGCGCGCCGTCGTCGGGATGACCGCGCTCGTCGCCGTCACCGGCACCGTCTGCGCGTTCAACCCGGGCATCTTCGGCTTCGTCGCCGGCCCACTCGTGAACGTCCTCCTGACCGCCGGTCTCGCCGCGTTCCTCCTGTTCGTCGGCTGGGTCATGGGCCGCGAGGCGCTCGAGGAGTTCGCCGCCGGCGCGGGCGAGTTCTCGAAGTCTTTCGCCACGCCGTGGCTCTTCGCCGTCGGGGTCGTCCTCCCGCTGTTCCTCGTCTTCACGCTCCTCACGCACTTCGGCGTGGACACGACCATCGGCTTCTGGCCGACCGTCGGCGTCGCTGTCGTCGCGTCCGCCGCTGCCTTCTTCGGCCTCCGACAGCCCGACTCGGTCGTCTGA
- the sucD gene encoding succinate--CoA ligase subunit alpha — protein sequence MSIFVDDDTRVVVQGITGGEGKFHTRQMVEYGTNVVAGTSPGKGGQDVDGIPVYDTVEEAVDEEDANASVVFVPPAFAGDAIFEALDTDLDLVVAITEGVPTQDMAKVNKRLSETDTRLIGPNCPGIITPGESKLGILPGNIFEEGNVGLVSRSGTLTYQVVSNLTERGIGQTTAIGIGGDPIIGTSFVDALEAFENDPDTHAVVMCGEIGGEDEEQAAKFIAENMDTPVAGFIAGRTAPPGKRMGHAGAIVSGSGTGTAESKISALNDAGVPVGDTPNEVADHIEDFL from the coding sequence ATGAGCATTTTCGTCGACGACGACACGCGAGTAGTTGTACAGGGTATCACGGGTGGCGAAGGCAAGTTCCACACCCGCCAGATGGTTGAGTACGGCACGAACGTCGTCGCCGGGACCTCTCCCGGGAAGGGCGGCCAGGACGTGGACGGCATCCCCGTCTACGACACCGTCGAAGAGGCCGTCGACGAGGAAGACGCCAACGCCTCCGTCGTGTTCGTCCCGCCGGCGTTCGCCGGCGACGCCATCTTCGAGGCGCTCGACACGGACCTCGACCTCGTTGTCGCCATCACCGAGGGCGTCCCGACGCAGGACATGGCCAAGGTCAACAAGCGCCTGTCTGAGACCGACACGCGCCTCATCGGCCCCAACTGCCCGGGCATCATCACGCCCGGCGAGTCCAAGCTCGGCATCCTCCCCGGCAACATCTTCGAGGAGGGTAACGTCGGCCTCGTCTCCCGTTCCGGCACGCTCACGTACCAGGTCGTCTCGAACCTGACCGAGCGCGGTATCGGCCAGACCACCGCCATCGGCATCGGCGGCGACCCCATCATCGGCACGTCGTTCGTCGACGCTCTCGAAGCGTTCGAGAACGACCCCGACACGCACGCCGTCGTCATGTGCGGCGAAATCGGCGGCGAGGACGAAGAGCAGGCCGCGAAGTTCATCGCGGAGAACATGGACACGCCCGTCGCCGGCTTCATCGCCGGCCGCACGGCACCGCCGGGCAAGCGCATGGGTCACGCCGGCGCTATCGTCTCCGGTTCGGGCACGGGCACCGCGGAGTCTAAGATTTCGGCCCTCAACGACGCGGGCGTCCCTGTCGGCGACACCCCCAACGAGGTCGCCGACCACATCGAAGACTTCCTCTAA
- a CDS encoding SDR family oxidoreductase, translating to MDVTFDFDGTVALVTGASGALGGAIARAFHDAGASVAAADVVEPDDEDGFFEAEGVRFYEGDFTDEADVARVVDAVVSDFGRLDHLANIAGTWRGGTPIDETEADTFDFLFDVNLKTMFLASKHAIPHLRETEGSVVSVSARSSLEGGEGDGIYRASKAGVRLLTETIAEENRGVLRANAVMPSVIDTPMNREMMADADFEKWVKPEEIARTVLALCSDATPVTSGAAVPVYGEA from the coding sequence ATGGACGTGACATTCGACTTCGACGGAACAGTCGCTCTCGTGACCGGCGCGAGCGGCGCGCTCGGCGGCGCAATCGCCCGCGCGTTTCACGATGCTGGCGCGTCGGTCGCGGCCGCGGACGTGGTCGAACCCGACGACGAGGACGGCTTTTTCGAGGCCGAAGGAGTCCGGTTCTACGAGGGCGACTTCACCGACGAGGCCGACGTGGCGCGCGTCGTCGATGCAGTCGTCTCCGACTTCGGCCGTCTCGACCACCTCGCCAACATCGCCGGGACGTGGCGCGGCGGAACGCCCATCGACGAGACGGAGGCGGACACCTTCGACTTCCTGTTCGACGTGAACCTCAAGACGATGTTCCTCGCGTCGAAACACGCGATTCCGCACCTCCGGGAGACCGAGGGCTCCGTCGTGAGCGTCTCGGCCCGCTCGTCGCTTGAGGGCGGCGAAGGCGACGGAATCTATCGGGCCTCGAAAGCGGGCGTCCGCCTGCTCACCGAAACCATCGCCGAGGAGAACCGCGGCGTCCTGCGCGCGAACGCGGTGATGCCGAGCGTCATCGACACGCCGATGAATCGCGAGATGATGGCCGACGCCGACTTCGAGAAGTGGGTAAAACCCGAGGAAATCGCCCGGACCGTCCTCGCGCTCTGTTCGGACGCGACTCCCGTGACGAGCGGCGCGGCCGTCCCGGTCTACGGCGAGGCCTGA
- a CDS encoding sodium-dependent transporter gives MTERETWATRAGFILAAVGSAVGLGNIWQFPFKTAQFGGASFLIVYIIAALGIGLPAILAEFVIGRKTNLNTINAFEKLGYKEWRVVGAIGLFTGFWILSYYSVVGGWVLRYIGGSLTGAYFAAPAEYFGQVSAGMDALALHAVFMALVVGIVAAGIEDGIEKATKLMVPSIVVILGVLAAFAFTLPGASEGYAYFLSPDFNALTENFADIVPFAVGQAFFSLSLGMGAMITYASYIDGDQSLFGDGITIVFLNSFVGILAGLVVLPLLFAQGIDPNTSGAGAVFISVAGAFADIPGGQIIGLVFFVVVLIAALSSAISLLEVVVSWSIDNYDVSRPQMAVGLGGVIFLLGVPSAIDTAWLGWFDTLAYKLLLPLSVLGILVFAAWVYGAPAIDELMKGSGLGDGVGLTWLWLVRTLVIVAVVATLALGLQTLFLGESPAIIPPL, from the coding sequence ATGACCGAACGTGAAACGTGGGCAACCAGGGCAGGGTTCATCCTCGCGGCCGTCGGCAGCGCGGTCGGCCTCGGGAACATCTGGCAGTTCCCGTTCAAGACCGCTCAGTTCGGCGGTGCCTCTTTCCTGATCGTCTACATCATCGCGGCGCTCGGCATCGGCCTCCCGGCCATCCTCGCCGAGTTCGTCATCGGACGCAAGACCAACCTGAACACCATCAACGCCTTCGAGAAGCTCGGCTACAAGGAGTGGCGCGTCGTGGGCGCTATCGGCCTGTTCACCGGCTTCTGGATTCTGTCGTACTACAGCGTCGTCGGGGGCTGGGTCCTCCGGTACATCGGCGGCAGCCTGACCGGCGCGTACTTCGCCGCCCCGGCCGAGTACTTCGGCCAGGTGTCCGCCGGGATGGACGCGCTCGCGCTCCACGCCGTGTTCATGGCGCTCGTCGTCGGCATCGTCGCCGCCGGCATCGAAGACGGCATCGAGAAGGCGACGAAACTGATGGTTCCGAGCATCGTCGTCATCCTCGGCGTGCTCGCGGCCTTCGCCTTCACGCTCCCCGGCGCGTCGGAGGGTTACGCGTACTTTCTCTCGCCCGACTTCAACGCGCTCACGGAGAACTTCGCCGACATCGTCCCCTTCGCGGTCGGACAGGCGTTCTTCTCGCTGTCGCTCGGCATGGGCGCGATGATAACCTACGCCTCCTACATCGACGGCGACCAGAGCCTGTTCGGCGACGGTATCACCATCGTCTTCCTGAACAGTTTCGTCGGCATCCTCGCCGGTCTCGTCGTCCTCCCGCTCCTGTTCGCCCAGGGAATCGACCCCAACACGAGCGGCGCGGGCGCGGTGTTCATCAGCGTCGCCGGCGCGTTCGCCGACATCCCCGGCGGCCAGATAATCGGCCTCGTCTTCTTCGTGGTCGTGCTCATCGCGGCGCTCTCGTCTGCGATTAGCCTCCTCGAAGTCGTCGTCTCGTGGTCCATCGACAACTACGACGTCTCCCGCCCGCAGATGGCCGTCGGTCTCGGCGGCGTCATCTTCCTGCTCGGCGTCCCGTCGGCAATCGACACCGCGTGGCTCGGCTGGTTCGACACGCTCGCCTACAAACTGCTCCTTCCGCTTTCGGTCCTCGGCATCCTCGTCTTCGCGGCGTGGGTCTACGGCGCGCCCGCCATCGACGAACTGATGAAGGGCAGCGGACTCGGCGACGGCGTCGGCCTGACGTGGCTCTGGCTGGTTCGCACGCTCGTCATCGTCGCCGTCGTGGCGACGCTCGCTCTCGGGCTCCAGACGCTGTTCCTCGGCGAGAGCCCGGCCATCATCCCGCCCCTCTGA
- a CDS encoding NADPH:quinone reductase: MRAVRFHDHGGRDVLQVDDIDTPDPAAGEVLVEVAAAGVNPVDTYFREGSYQPFAMPMIPGVDVAGTVAAVGSDVTGFAEGDHVVGTGIGKDHYGGYAEFAAVPTDRLAVLSDDVDLVAAGGAGVAGVTAWRALVDHGGMQLGDTVLIHGGSGGVGHAAVQLAAASGARVIATAAPEYHDRVAELGANVVLDYDRDDLADAVVDTATGDGVDLTLDHRLDDYLQFDADVAAHGGRVVGIGENDPEVGFDLSSSARGKDLSLTMMSMFNTPDLSAPLRELAGQMGAGEFEIDVARTYDLDEAAEAHRAVMEDSFLGKLVITP, translated from the coding sequence ATGCGCGCTGTCAGATTCCACGACCACGGCGGACGCGACGTGCTCCAAGTAGACGACATCGACACGCCCGACCCGGCGGCGGGCGAGGTCCTCGTCGAAGTCGCGGCCGCGGGCGTCAACCCCGTGGACACGTACTTCCGCGAGGGGTCGTACCAACCCTTCGCGATGCCGATGATTCCCGGCGTCGACGTGGCCGGAACGGTCGCGGCGGTCGGGTCCGACGTCACCGGCTTCGCCGAGGGCGACCACGTCGTCGGCACCGGCATCGGCAAGGACCACTACGGCGGCTACGCCGAGTTCGCGGCCGTCCCGACCGACCGGCTCGCGGTCCTCTCGGACGACGTGGACCTCGTCGCGGCCGGCGGCGCGGGCGTCGCCGGCGTCACCGCGTGGCGCGCCCTCGTCGACCACGGCGGGATGCAACTCGGCGACACGGTCCTGATTCACGGCGGGTCCGGCGGCGTCGGTCACGCCGCGGTCCAACTCGCCGCCGCGTCCGGCGCTCGCGTCATCGCCACCGCCGCGCCCGAATACCACGACCGGGTGGCCGAACTCGGCGCGAACGTCGTCCTCGACTACGACCGCGACGACCTCGCCGACGCCGTCGTGGACACGGCGACGGGCGACGGCGTTGACCTGACGCTCGACCACCGGCTGGACGACTACCTCCAGTTCGACGCCGACGTGGCCGCCCACGGCGGTCGCGTCGTCGGCATCGGCGAGAACGACCCGGAAGTCGGCTTCGACCTGTCGTCGTCGGCCCGGGGCAAGGACCTCTCGCTGACGATGATGAGCATGTTCAACACGCCCGACCTGTCGGCTCCCCTGCGCGAACTCGCCGGACAGATGGGCGCGGGCGAGTTCGAAATCGACGTGGCGCGGACCTACGACCTCGACGAGGCCGCCGAGGCCCACCGCGCCGTCATGGAAGACAGTTTCCTCGGCAAACTGGTCATCACGCCCTGA